From the Elusimicrobiota bacterium genome, one window contains:
- a CDS encoding thiolase family protein — protein MHSKDRRIVVCGGARTPIGHIARTLAPLTPRTLLRASLEATLERTLLPKEEVDGLVVGWVGQDFEAPNLARVALLDAGLPISAQAVTVQNNCVSSLEAVAEAARRILAGEGEAYLAGGVESMSRLPYSIAGSRASRELRSLETVKTKWAELPTSPSVSIVDSMERGLTDPVRGLNMAATAEVCAQMYGVAREAQDAYAAESFRRALAAWGRGFYAGHVGTLEAGGARVERDEYPFLREDLAANPAKFAKAPALFDGGSYGMREFYRDFGAHVRGRAFEEGVSKGTVTLFNSCGRSDGAAMLVVAEEQRAKALGLRPLAELRGWDFRGNDPAHMGVAPALAAPLALKNAGVRFEELDRIELHEPFAATVLSVFKAGRELSGHDWESKHRCGALNPNGGSIALGHPLGATGARLVLNLLGAFAEDPKARFGMAASCAGGGMGAALVFERLA, from the coding sequence ATGCACTCGAAAGACCGGAGGATCGTCGTCTGCGGCGGCGCGCGCACGCCCATCGGACACATCGCCCGCACCTTGGCCCCGCTCACGCCGCGGACGCTGCTGCGCGCGTCGCTGGAGGCGACGCTCGAGCGGACCCTCCTCCCGAAAGAAGAAGTCGACGGCCTGGTGGTCGGCTGGGTCGGACAGGACTTCGAGGCTCCCAACCTCGCGCGCGTCGCCCTCCTCGACGCCGGCCTCCCGATCTCGGCGCAGGCGGTCACCGTCCAGAACAACTGCGTCTCCTCGCTCGAAGCCGTCGCGGAGGCCGCGCGCCGCATCCTCGCCGGGGAAGGCGAGGCCTACCTCGCCGGAGGCGTCGAGTCCATGTCGCGCCTGCCCTACTCCATCGCCGGTTCGCGCGCGTCCCGGGAACTTCGCAGCCTCGAGACCGTTAAGACGAAGTGGGCGGAGCTCCCCACGAGCCCGTCGGTGTCCATCGTCGACTCCATGGAGCGCGGGCTCACCGACCCGGTGAGGGGCCTCAACATGGCGGCGACGGCGGAGGTCTGCGCCCAGATGTACGGGGTCGCGCGCGAGGCGCAGGACGCCTACGCGGCCGAGAGTTTCCGGCGGGCGCTCGCGGCCTGGGGCAGAGGCTTCTACGCGGGGCACGTGGGGACGCTGGAAGCCGGCGGCGCGCGCGTCGAGCGCGACGAGTATCCGTTCCTGCGCGAGGACCTGGCCGCCAACCCGGCGAAGTTCGCCAAGGCGCCGGCGCTCTTCGACGGCGGCTCCTACGGCATGCGCGAGTTCTACCGCGACTTCGGCGCGCACGTCCGAGGCCGCGCCTTCGAGGAAGGCGTCTCGAAGGGGACCGTGACGCTCTTCAACTCCTGCGGACGCTCCGACGGCGCCGCGATGCTGGTGGTCGCGGAGGAGCAGCGCGCGAAGGCGCTGGGCCTGCGCCCGCTGGCCGAGCTGCGCGGCTGGGACTTCCGCGGCAACGACCCCGCGCACATGGGCGTCGCGCCGGCCCTCGCCGCCCCGCTCGCGCTGAAGAACGCCGGCGTCCGCTTCGAGGAGCTCGACCGCATCGAGCTGCACGAGCCCTTCGCGGCGACGGTGCTCTCGGTCTTCAAAGCGGGGCGCGAACTCTCCGGACACGACTGGGAGTCCAAGCACCGTTGCGGAGCACTCAACCCCAATGGCGGCTCCATAGCCCTCGGGCACCCGCTCGGAGCGACCGGCGCGCGTCTCGTCCTCAACCTGCTCGGAGCCTTCGCCGAGGACCCCAAGGCGAGATTCGGGATGGCCGCATCGTGTGCTGGAGGAGGTATGGGCGCCGCTCTAGTGTTCGAGCGGCTGGCGTAG
- a CDS encoding glycosyltransferase family 4 protein, which translates to MKNLLFVGAHLGYPMDRTPLGGGAMVGLHLLRRWSAASGVRVLALGPGSAVPCGGVEYHRLETGLGPDPELVKLSELGYARFSRSFEAAATRFILSRERELPPGETVVVVNDVTEAPDLRALARGGWRAMSLWHVDVVDYFNRMYLGGLLSPERATALWDRAARAGLDALLPDVLHLVFAKQKAVVEESWRLAVPSRAMARTLARCYPGRPRDGKPPVAERTRVVPWGVWEEPAALSETELEREAARLRAHFQLGPRTRVLMTLSRISPEKGLERLLGALRSVEGEFPDLAVFICGEPAFMRGVSYARAVRRAAARLFRARVFFPGYLDAERKRVFFRVADLFVSPSRHESYGLTIAEALREGVPVLACGHYGVEELLEEGYGRRLREDEPAEAGLARGLRELLADPARLRAMGAKAREASRRMGFERSADRLLEEALSIL; encoded by the coding sequence TTGAAGAATCTGCTGTTCGTCGGCGCGCATCTGGGCTACCCGATGGATCGCACGCCGCTGGGCGGGGGCGCGATGGTCGGCCTCCATCTGCTGCGCCGCTGGAGCGCGGCGTCCGGCGTGCGCGTCCTCGCCCTCGGGCCGGGCTCCGCCGTCCCCTGCGGGGGGGTCGAGTATCATCGGCTCGAGACGGGGCTCGGACCGGATCCGGAGCTCGTGAAGCTCTCCGAGCTCGGCTACGCGCGCTTCAGCCGGTCCTTCGAGGCCGCCGCGACGCGGTTCATCCTCTCGCGCGAGCGCGAGCTCCCTCCGGGGGAGACCGTCGTGGTCGTCAACGACGTCACCGAGGCCCCCGACCTGCGGGCGCTCGCGCGCGGAGGCTGGCGGGCGATGTCGCTCTGGCACGTGGACGTCGTCGACTACTTCAACCGGATGTACCTCGGCGGCCTTCTGTCTCCCGAGAGGGCGACGGCCCTCTGGGACCGAGCGGCGCGCGCGGGCCTCGACGCGCTGCTCCCCGACGTCCTCCACCTCGTCTTCGCGAAGCAGAAGGCGGTCGTCGAGGAGTCCTGGCGCCTCGCGGTCCCCTCCCGCGCGATGGCGCGCACGCTCGCACGCTGCTATCCCGGCCGGCCGCGCGACGGCAAGCCGCCGGTCGCCGAGCGCACGCGCGTCGTCCCCTGGGGAGTCTGGGAGGAGCCCGCGGCGCTTTCCGAGACGGAGCTCGAGCGCGAGGCCGCGCGCCTGCGCGCGCACTTCCAGCTCGGCCCCCGCACGAGGGTCCTCATGACGCTCAGCCGCATCTCCCCCGAGAAGGGTCTCGAGCGCCTGCTCGGGGCGCTGCGGAGCGTCGAGGGCGAGTTCCCGGACCTCGCGGTCTTCATCTGCGGCGAGCCCGCCTTCATGCGCGGAGTCTCCTACGCGCGCGCCGTGCGCCGCGCGGCGGCCCGGCTGTTCCGGGCCCGCGTCTTCTTCCCCGGCTATCTGGACGCGGAGCGCAAGCGGGTCTTCTTCCGCGTCGCGGACCTCTTCGTCTCACCCTCGCGGCACGAGAGCTACGGGCTCACCATCGCCGAAGCCCTGCGCGAGGGGGTCCCGGTGCTCGCCTGCGGGCACTACGGGGTGGAGGAACTGCTGGAGGAGGGGTACGGGCGCCGCCTGCGCGAGGACGAGCCGGCCGAGGCGGGCCTCGCGCGTGGATTGCGAGAGCTTCTCGCCGACCCCGCGCGCCTGCGGGCGATGGGAGCGAAGGCGCGCGAGGCCTCGCGGCGCATGGGTTTCGAGCGTTCCGCGGACCGGCTGCTCGAGGAAGCGCTCTCGATACTCTGA